The Paenarthrobacter aurescens region GCCCTGCCGTTCGGCGTGGGCGCTGTGGTAGGTGGGGCAGGCAACCTGATGATGGGCCGGGCCGTGGTGTCCACAGCCAAGGAAGCATTCGGTCCGCTCCCGGATACCGTACCCGGCGAGCTGCTCCCGAACGCGCCAAAGAATGCCCTGAACACAACGCTGGAAGGCGGTAGCAGTGGATCTGAACGCTGACCTCGGGGAGTCTTTTGGCTCCTGGACCATGGGAGATGACGCCTCGATGTTCCGCATCGTGAGCAGCGCCAACGTGGCCTGCGGCTTCCACGCGGGTGATCCCCTCACCATGCTGGACAGCTGCCGTGCAGCATTCGAGCTGGATGTCCGCGTCGGTGCCCACGTGGGGTACAGAGATCTGGCGGGCTTCGGCCGGCGTTCCCTGGATATGACCTTCGACGAGTTGTTCGGTGATGTCCTGTACCAACTGGGCGCCTTGGACGGCATGGCCCACGCGGTGGGAGCTTCAGTGGATTACGTGAAGCCCCATGGCGCGCTGTACAACAGGATCGTTCGCGACGCTGAGCAGGCCGAGGCAGTAGTGGCTGCCGTCCACGCCTATGATCCAGGCCTGCCGGTGCTGGGTTTGCCGGGGTCGGCGTGGCTGACTCTCGCTGAGGAATCCGGCCACCCGG contains the following coding sequences:
- a CDS encoding LamB/YcsF family protein, giving the protein MDLNADLGESFGSWTMGDDASMFRIVSSANVACGFHAGDPLTMLDSCRAAFELDVRVGAHVGYRDLAGFGRRSLDMTFDELFGDVLYQLGALDGMAHAVGASVDYVKPHGALYNRIVRDAEQAEAVVAAVHAYDPGLPVLGLPGSAWLTLAEESGHPVFREAFVDRAYLPDGTLVPRTQEGSVLHDPEAVVAQAVRLATRKEVLAIDGTVVPVQADSLCIHGDTPGAVNMAAAVREGLEKAGVEIEAFA